A DNA window from Coffea arabica cultivar ET-39 chromosome 6c, Coffea Arabica ET-39 HiFi, whole genome shotgun sequence contains the following coding sequences:
- the LOC113691273 gene encoding zinc finger CCCH domain-containing protein 14-like, producing the protein MDIRKRNRTDSNLNANGGFKKSKPEMDSLSSGIGSKSKPCTKFFSTAGCPFGESCHFLHHVPGGYNAVAQMMNLPPAPGPRGAAAPTSVPNGAGSATVKTKICNKYNTAEGCKFGDKCHFAHGDWELGKPIAPSPPHTMSAIPGRFGGRMEPVVPGPAASFGASATAKISVEASLAGAIIGKSGVNSKQICRQTGVKLAIREHDSNPNLRNIELEGTFEQIQQASAMVRELIASLGPVGGPGRAPAIPGGPAPPGSNYKTKLCENFAKGSCTFAERCHFAHGAAELRKSGV; encoded by the exons ATGGATATTCGGAAGAGAAACAGGACAGACTCCAATCTCAACGCCAATGGCGGCTTCAAGAAATCTAAGCCAG AAATGGACTCCTTATCAAGTGGTATAGGAAGCAAATCGAAGCCTTGCACGAAGTTTTTCAG CACTGCTGGCTGCCCATTTGGTGAGAGCTGCCATTTCCTTCACCATGTACCTGGTGGCTATAATGCTGTTGCCCAGATGATGAATCTGCCTCCTGCCCCAGGCCCACGAGGTGCAGCAGCACCGACATCTGTACCAAATGGTGCTGGTTCAGCAACagttaaaaccaaaatttgcaaCAAATATAATACTGCCGAAGGATGCAAGTTTGGCGATAAGTGTCATTTTGCTCACGGTGATTGGGAGCTTGGCAAGCCTATTGCGCCATCACCACCTCACACAATGAGTGCAATTCCTGGACGATTTGGTGGCCGCATGGAGCCAGTTGTACCTGGACCTGCTGCTAGTTTTGGTGCTTCAGCGACAGCCAAAATTAGTGTGGAAGCTTCCCTAGCTGGAGCCATCATTGGGAAGAGTGGGGTGAACTCCAAGCAGATTTGTCGTCAGACAGGCGTTAAGTTAGCTATTCGAGAGCACGACAGTAATCCAAATCTGAGGAACATTGAGCTCGAAGGTACATTTGAACAAATCCAGCAGGCAAGTGCAATGGTAAGAGAGCTTATTGCCAGCCTTGGACCAGTAGGTGGCCCAGGAAGGGCACCTGCGATTCCTGGAGGCCCTGCCCCTCCAGGGAGCAACTACAAGACCAAACTCTGTGAGAATTTTGCGAAAGGTTCCTGCACCTTTGCGGAGAGGTGTCATTTTGCACATGGAGCAGCTGAGTTGCGCAAATCTGGAGTTTGA